The Oncorhynchus mykiss isolate Arlee chromosome 22, USDA_OmykA_1.1, whole genome shotgun sequence sequence GTGACAATGAGAAAGCAGAGAGATCGGGTTACTGTCTCTGCAAGGCTGAAAACAAACCTTGACAAAAAATACTCATGTTACTGTCCTCATCAGTTAGACTACCCAGAGACACACATAGTCACACAGGCAGTGTACTCAAAGAAAATGGTGCCTGGGTCACACGTTTTATATTTTGCTGAGATCAAGCCTTTGTTTTGCTTTGCATATAGTCattggtgtaacggatgtgaaacggctagcttagttagcggtggtgcgcgctaaatagcgtttcaatcggtgacgtcacttgctctgagaccttgaagtagtagttcctcttgctctgcaagggccgcggcttttgtggagcgatgggtaacgatgcttcgtgggtgtcagttgttgatgtgtacagagggtccctggttcgcgcccgggtatgggcgaggggaccgtctaaagttatactgttaaattgatgctgttgacccggatcactggttgctgcggaaagaggaggaggtcaaaaggggggtgagtgtaacggatgtgaaacagcgagtggacggtttaaaattatactgttacattggcaaTGAGTAAACTACATGCTCACACATGcataccacaggaggctgctgaagggaggacagctcatgataatggctggaatggagcaaatggactGGTATCAAATGCATGAAACCatgtgtgtttgatgtatttaataccatttcacctattccactccagccattaccacgagcccgtcctccccaattaaggtgccaccaacccccTGTGATATATGCACACATGTATTAGCTGTTTCAGTGATTGTCAGCACATCCCTGGGGTCAAGGGTCAGGGGAAAAGTTTCAGTGTCAAAGCATTTGGGGGACACTTTGAAAAACTGGATGATTACTTATGGATTACTTttcaattcagaaaggatgtttgggAAAAATACATTatatgacacctttctgttttctcaatggcaTTAAATTCAGCATTGAAGTCTAACCACAAGTCAGAAACCACTAATGATGCTTCTTATGGAGAAAGTAATTAATTACAATTTTGGATAGGTAACTAGaaactgtaatggattacatttagaaagtaacctacccaaccctgcctAATATCCCAGTTAAGCCTACCCTCTCAAAGGAGAGTACATTTACCTTCCCTCCATAGGCTGTCGACAGGCACacgaatgcacgcacacacacaacgtcAGAGTCTCCTTGTCTGATTATTCCTTTTGACTGTAACTGTAACCCCCAGCCAACACCTCCCCCTACCCTAGTCTGATTCCAACAGTATGCTCTAACAGACAACTGCACCAACTACCACAGTAATGGGATAGCTAGTGTTAAAGTAGCCACTATAAAGCTGCCACAATTATATTCTAGTTGCATTCAGGCGCTGTCCATTAGCCTGTCACTGCATGCATCTATCAACATACACTAGACGTTGTGGAGTGGGACACTGTTAGCATAATGCTAACCTGTTGGGAACACCCGTTTCACGGTGCTGAGCACTGTTCAGGAGTCTCTTTTTATGCTCATGGTTACAAACCCAATCTGTAGTGACTGTTAGAACTGTAGATATGCAGACCCCAGATTACTATCATCCCAAAATCTCTACACCCCTAAATATCCTCAGCAcagctctctctcattcctcccaACATGCCAAGTAGAAACGCCATGGTGTGAGAGTGTGAGCAGAGAGCGGAGGCCTGTTAAAACCCACTATCTCCTCtcgtgttctttctccctctatctctctctctcactcacctatTTATTTTTAGCACCTAAACAACTGGTCTCCTAAAAATGGGCCTGTGTGTGGTGGCCAGGGGGAGAGGGTCGCTGCTATGTACGGTATCTAGCCCCCCAGCGctccaggtctgtcaggtctgtTCTTTCCCTTTGTCTCggctggagagagggagcaagggagtgaaacagggagagagaggatcgCTGGTTCCTAAACAAGCCTTGGGCATTGGACTACAGAGGACTGCTTGGAAGGAGACTCAAGGAGATTTATACTATAATTTAAGGGCAACGTGCTATTCTACACCTCTCTatctattgtttaaaaaaaagaagtattTTTCAATTGTAGGGAGTTTATTGACCTTCCTCAGCCTAAGTACTCTTGTGGAGGCCGTATCTAGTGATTAAAAGTTACTCTGTGATTCTCGGGGTGTGTGGTCGTTCATAACACGTCCCTAGACCATGCTTGCCCTGTGGCTGCTCCTGCTCCCGTGCCTGTCTCTGTTGCCGCTCGTTCAGACCGAGAAGGGACTGGAGTTCCCTCGCTATGACGGGAAAGACAGAGTCATCGACATCAATAACAAGAACCACCAGAAGGCCATGAAGAAGTACACCATGATGTGTCTGCTGTACCACAAACCCATCCCTGATGGGAAGGAgctgcagaaacaacacctgaTGACTGAGATGGTGCTGGAGGTAAGCCTGAGGAGGAGGAAGCGAgaaaaagggagatggtgagtctaGGAACGAGATGGTGAAGAAAAGATGAAGGAGgacaaggcagagagagagagataaggaggagaagaaagagatggtgggtggagaagaaagaggagagtcACTAGGGAGGGGGAGCACCTGGGCTGGACTGAGGTGATTTAACAATCTGGGGTCACTGGGTCAGCTAGACCCACTCCATAAATCATTTACAGTACCTAGACATTAGAGTGTCCCAATGGGCACGGAACCCACAATTTACTGAAGTGGTTAAGAGTGAGAGCTAGAATGAGAGACTGTAATAAAACTTTGTCATAAAATGGCTGTCATTCAATTAAACATGATCAACTCTGATTGAATCGGATTGGATACATACCCAAGACTGAGCCAAGACCCAAGACTCAGTGATTCTTATGactttgagatgtgtgtgtgtgtgtgtgtgtgggagggagggagggaggctcccCAGTGCTGTCAGTTAAGGTTGGCTCCCCAGTGCTGTCAGTTAAGGTTATTTCTGTTAATTCATTCGGCACTTCCCATAGTAATGTATATTATTCACCCCAGCTCTCTGCCACAGGCACAAATAGGACCGGCACACATGCCCTTTATGTTATTGAGCTATACATGTGAAGGGCATTGCAGtaggtctgtctctctccctgttttgCTTTTACACTTAGATTGAGTCGGTCTTAAAATACTATGTCAATGACATGAATATTTATTAACTAGAAAGTTGGCTAACTGATTATAACATTCGCTAATGTTCTATGACGGCATCTATATTATAATGTGCTATGAATACGTTTATAAGGTAAAGAGTACTTCATTTGAAGCTACTTCAAGTAAAGTGTCAGTTACTATCCCACTTCAGCAGAGCTGTGACAGTGGACTACTATGGCCTAATCTCCCCTCTCTAGCTGTCCTGTGCTCCTCATGGCTTGTGTTGAGTTAGAGTATGATGTGCAGCAGATAACCTGAGCACAGTCTCTCACTCCTAATAGCCCCAGATATTTAACTCACCACAGGTGGACCGTACTAGGGTCAGGGCCCTGGGTCatcataattaacataattactTGCTCTATTGCTTCACTACAGGTTATCTGTATCGGATTGCATCCATGTTCCATTATTTTATAAGGAGCCAACAGAGTGAGATTTGTTTGAAGAGTCCACTTCTGGCCTTTCTTCATCACTCTGTCAATGTTTCATCAACATACAGTATCTCATGCTTTGATAATGGCTACTTGTTCCATGTTGCATGTGGTAATGTATGTTGTGTTGTATTCTGTCTAGGCCTATGTGTTCTTTGTTTGGGTTTGCTAAAGGTTGAAAAATGTACCACTTTGCTGAGTTGTCAAAAGTATGACAAATACTTTCTTCTTGTCTACAACCAATGGAGAGTCCATGCTTCTAAATGTTAACACCGATAACTGTATTCATAAAGTGCTTTTCAAACATGATGTTCAAAGCCCTGAATGATCACCTGTCAACATATTATCTGGATGAAGACAGACTAATCACTGTTCCCCTCCTGATATTTCGGTCAGTCGGGTATTCTTAGCCTCAATTTGCCTTGGTATCTGTCAGAGCTCAAGGCCTTGGCTGGCAGACCCTCACCTATTGAGACCACAATGGCTGCAGGATTCTGGCATGGATATGGAGCATGGCACTTTTAGCCAtcatatgactgtgtgtgtgtgtgtgtgtgtgtgtgtgtgtgtgtgtgtgtgtgtgtgtgtgtgtgtgtgtgtgtgtgtgtgtgtgtgtgtgtgtgtgtgtgtgtgtgtgtgtgtgtgtgtgtgtgtgtgtgtgtgtgtgtgtgtgtgtgtgtgtgtgtgttgccttggGGCTGTTCTGTTCTCTGGACCATTATCTACTCAATAACGTCACTCCAACTAAGCCTCATCTCAGCCCTGTCCCCCTGCCAAACATGCTTCAAACTGGATCATAGTTCCTGAGTGTAGAACAACAAGGGCTCTATTGGACACTGTTCCAATTTAAGTGTTATGATGCCGTTGAAAGAATGTCACTAACTGACTTTTGTCTTCATCTCCAGCTGGCTGCTCAGGTTATGGAGGAAAAGGAGATTGGGTTTGGAATGGTAGACTCCCACAAAGACACCAAGGTTGCCAAGAAGCTGGGTAAGGAAACACATCAACACTTCAGTGCGAACTATAGTTgctcatcattattattatactaCATGACTATGAAGCATACTACATGAAGCACCAAAAGGTTTTTGTAAAGCATTCAGTGAATGGTTGTAAATAATGGTCTGTACTTGaccctctgacccctgacctctgaccccaggCCTGGTGGAAGAGggcagtgtgtatgtgttcaaGGCAGACCGTGTGATTGAGTTTGACGGCATGCTCTCTGCCGACACCCTGGTGGAGTTCCTTCTAGACGTGAGTGGACTGGGGGTGCCCTCATTGATACTactcacagatctaggatcagcttactgTTATGTTATGCTATTTTCTCTCTAGCTTTTGGAGGAGCCTGTGGAGGTGATAGGAAATGCTCTGGAGCTGAGGGCCTTCGACAGGATGGAGGAAGACATCCGCCTCATTGGATATTTTAAGAACGAGGACTCAgaacgtgagtgtgtgtgtgtgtgtctgtctttctgacaatctgtctgtgtatgtctctgtgtgtatgtgttaaggTTGTTTAAATGTGCTCCCTGTCATGCTAGTGTGATGGCCAGGGTTGGATGGCTATTGGCTGATCCCCTGGCCTTGATAATAACCAGGGAATTTTAAACTTACCATCGCCATGGATTTACATGCCCAATTTgaccctccctccacacacagctGCGAGGGCCAAATATTTTTCCATTTATCGTAAGACACCAAATCGCGCTCATGATAAGCAAGGCGGCTGTCTCACCCCTGACCGGGGCTCAGTTATTTCAGTATACGTATGTGTCAATGGCATCTCCCTAAAGACCAATCCTAGTCTAGCTAGCACACACAAGATAGTAGACGCTTACTGACAGCTATGGTAAATGATAGCAGCAGAAGGGGAATTATTCTAAATGCTGAAGGACTACCTCTGTTCAACGGATAAGAAATGGTGTAGTTATAGAATAGTGGTTATACAGTAGTACACCATCTTCAAAATAAGTCAAAtgccctctgctctcctccctccctcctcccatccaCTCCTTTCTCTTCTTCATAAACCGCTCCTTTCCTCCAGACTACAGTGCATTCAAGGAGGCTGCAGAGCAGTTCCAACCCTACATCAAATTCTTTGCCACCTTTGAGAAAGCTGTGAGTATACAGATATCTTATGTCCTTGGTCTTGAGAAGGGGTCCTGTCAATGCAAGTTGGGTGCTGATTCTGGTGTCTGTGGTGTTTAAGGTGGCCAAGGAGCTGACCCTGAAAATGAACGAGGTGGATTTCTACGAGCCCTTCATGGAGGAGCCCGTCACCCTCCCTGACAGACCCAACTCTGAGGAGGAGATCGTGGCTTTCGTCACTGAACACAGAAGGTATGGTGTAATAGTTTTTTGggggtgggtgcttatatttgtcctgtgtTTTCTGCATATCCCATTTCCCCCTGAAAGTCAGGTCATGGCCAGGTCAGCggcaaccctggagcaattagggttacgtgccttgctcaagggcacatcaacatattttcaccttgtcggctcaggatTCTAACTAGTgacatttcggttactggtccaaaaCTCTattcgctaggctacctgcagccctaCTGCGGCTGTCAGAACAGGATCACTTCATTCTGATGATCTGATCAGTGGTCTGTGACTGATAACGTTGTGTAATGTTTTCAGGCCAACACTGCGAAAGCTGCGTGCAGAGGACATGTTTGAGACATGGGTGAGTTTTTTTGTCATTTCATTTACCTTATGCAAGTTCAAGGGTTAGTGCAAGAAAGGCAAGTACAACAGTAAGTGTGTTCATTTCTGTCAAACCTTGGACAGCGTCTCATGATGTCTCATTTTCAGGAGGACGTTGTGGAGGGGAGCCATATAGTGGCCTTCGCAGAGGAGGAGgaccctggtaaaaaaaaaaaatacatccatATTACAGTAACATCAACTTTGATCAGGGCCAACATCAGCTTTGATCAGGGCCAACATCAGCTTTGATCAGGGCCAACATCAGCTTCAGGGCCAACATAAGCTTTGATCAGGGCCAACATCAGCTTTGCAACATAGGTTCCTATCAGTCTTATCTGAAACTGAGAATCACTGAAATGGTTCATAGCTTTCAGGAAATCAAACAAACTTCTCCTGGCATGATAAAACACAGACTAACCTTCTTAATATGTTGTTTGGTGGTGTTCAGATGGTTATGAGTTCCTGGAGCTGCTGAAGGAGGTGGCTAGAGACAACACCCACCACCCTGGTCTCAGCATAATCTGGATCGACCCTGATGACTTCCCACTggtgagacacagacagacggacagacaggatTACATGAACTCAAGTCCCTACAGTTTCAGATCTCACAGtgtgttctctctcactctcctcagcTTATCCCCTACTGGGAGAAGACCTTCCAGGTGGACCTGTTCAAACCTCAGATCGGCGTGGTCAACGTTACTGACGTGAGTCCCCGAACAGCTCCAATACAGCATGAGGAATTGGTGGAAACCagtcagaaattgtgaaacttAGATCTAACTCATGATGGTCCATGACCTTTGgaccctgacctctctctcttcctctggacAGGCTGACAGCATCTGGCTGGAGATGGAAGAACAAGATCTGCTCACAGCCCAGAAGCTGGCGGACTGGATAGAGAACGTCCTGTCGGGCAAGGTCAACACAGAGGATGATGATAAcgacgatgatgaggaggaggaggacgacgacGACGACTCTGATGATGACTCTGATGATTCGGATGACTCTGATGATGAAGAAGACGAGGACGACGATGATGAATAATTCAAAAACTGTGAATTTGTCATCTAGAATTAATAACATTGTTGTATAGTCTCTTTACTGTACTATCATCAACGTTTAGGGTGAGAGAAATAGACCTAAACGCTTTTATAGAAGATTTTGTACAACGTGTCTGGCCTAAGTCAACCTCTCTGCATTATAAGAAAACCCATTAACAGCTTTTGTTTTTCATGAATCTGGAAAAAGATCTGTTGATAAACTGAAATCAATCTGAAAAAGAGAATTAACAATGTGCTGACAAACAGAGATACTTGAGAAAAACCCAAACAGTACTTTCCATCCTTCCCTTAATTCTACTAATTTATGAAAATGGTTGGCGACCAAGACAAAGACATAAATCAACATTTTGTTTGatcaatggggcggcaggtagcctagcggttagagccttggggcagtaaccgaaaggttgctagatcgaatccccgagctggcaaggtataaatcagtcgttcttcccctgaacaaggcagttaacccactgttcctaggccgtcattgtaaataagaatttgttcttaacctagttaaataaaaaaacatctgtGAACTGCTGCTGTACACTATCCTAAACCTCAATAAAGTGTGGTATCTTTGTGTATTTTGCTGTTTCCAAACCATGCCCTCTAATGCATGCTTTGTGTATAGATTATTGCATTTTAGGTTTGGATTTCAGTGCACACAGTCCCTTCTCTCCATGCCACAGTGGCTGTATCTTTGTTATTACTATTgagtcccgtgtggctcagttggcagAGCATGGTGCAGTTaaatgtcaaataaataaattcacaCCTTGCAATGTCCACAACTCTTTTATTTAAATatgtacactacagttcaaaagtttggtgtcactttGAAATTcacttgtttttttaaagaaaatctatttttttgtccattaaaataacatcaggttgatcagaaatacagtgtagacattgttaatgttgtaaatgactattgtagctggaaaaggctgatttttaatggaatatctacataggcgtacagaggtccattatcagcaaccatcactcctgtgttccaatgacacgttgtgttagctaatccatagTTCGCAAATTTatccttttaaaaggctaattgatccttagaaaacccttttgcaattatgttagcacatctAAAAACTGTtgtgctacaatagtcatttacaacattaacaatgtctacactgtatttctgataatttTGTCTCATGTATTCTCACTCcatgtttcactctctctttgtctgtctctttccctccttgactcatcccttgttctctctctccctcagtgggCAATTAGAAGAGAGAATATGTGAAGTGGCAGGAGAGAGATCCCTGTGTTCTGTAAGCCCAGGGTGCAGTAGTGTGAAGGGGGCTTCAGATAtgaactcactctctctctcgtcttcaaCTGGACAGTGCAGACAGACACTCTCTCACCCAATAGTCTCACTTACATACTTTCTAGTGCACAGACAAATACAAAgcaccacacacaccaacaataAAGTCATATGAGAATGTTGaaaatgttcatacaaatatttattttacaaATTTGAATCTTTATACAGTTATTGTAATTCCATATATGtaaatcttaaaaaaaaaaaacaccagtgAAAACTTGAGACCGAATTGGTCAGAACAACATTTAGGATGGCAATTGTGCACtcgcacacacaccatacattATTGGACGAACATACTTGCATACAATAACAAACACATTGAGCATACATCATATGTGTTTTAAAACAGAGGCACCTTTGTAATGAAGGAGACATACAAGGAGACAAATGCCCTGGTCGAATACTTGAAAAATACATCCTTTCTCCCTTCCTTGAAGTAGTCACATATAGGAATTGGTTAGATTAGGGAAAGCAATTGGTTGGCAACCTTGCTTTGACCTATCCAACACTTATAACCTGTGGTCACCTCAAGATAAAAACGAATAAAAGGGTGAATTCGAACAGGCAAATATTCACAGCCATAATTTAATCAGTATAAAATCCTCAAAAACATGTAACCTTTTGGTGACAACAATGATTGTACAATTACAATAACAAACCATTTCATTCTAACATAGTCTTGAATAATATGCACATGTAATAGGGAAGATTTGGCTAAAACAATACAATATTAAAACAAACAAATACTGTATATTGAGTTCACAGAGATAAGCATAAAAATCCCATATCTGTGCCAGTTGTACAGACTCTTGTGACTATAGACTTCCCTCACTATAAGGAGACTGTTGTCTGCACTCTGAACATCAATACTGAGGAACATACCATatcaaacaatgtaaaaaaaagacATGAGAAATGTATCATTTTGAACCTCAAATCGGTTTCTCTTAGTTTACAGGGTTAGGTTCTGTAGAAATTTAATAATAGCTTTCTTTCATCTGAAGATAATACACACATATAATGCATGTCTTGTCATTAGACTCCAAATCAGAAAAGTACAGAAAATCTCTCACTCAAAATGAATATGAATACATTTCTTCCGGTTTTACTAGCTTCTTTGTTTGCTCAACTGTAGTATTCTGCAATAGTCCGCTTTGGGTTTGAGCCCAACAGGTTCGGACAACCTCTTACAGATATGTCTAGGAATCCTGGGGAGTACAATAACAGAACCTTTTTCATCCATATAATTCCATAACTATACAGCCAAACTGTACAGCCAGGTAGAAAAGcctcaatcaaatcaaatataacttttaaataaaaacacaagacattacatacagttgaagtcggaagtttacatacaccttagccaaatacatttaaactcagtttttcacaattcctgacatttaatcctagtaaaattacatgttttaggtcagttagtatcaccactttatgtcagaatattagtagagagaataatttatttaagctttgatttctttcctcacattcccagtgggtcagaagtttacatacactcaattagtatttggtagcattgcctttaaattgtttatcttgggatAAAACTTTTCAGGAAGTGttccacaagcttccattcctcctgacagagctggtgtaattgagtcaggtgtgtaggcctccttgcttgcatccacaggtacacctccaattgattaaAAATATgagaattagcctatcagaagcttctaaagcaggggtgtcaaactcaaatacccagtgggccaaaatgtaaaacctgaacaaagtcacgggccaacattgaacaaattaaccttttaatatggacccaaacaagttttgctttaacattgaatatggaacaagcatcgcttattaccatacaatatataatttaatagtggagacatgcaaaatcgaatttcaaatgaaaaaacacatcaatggcattaatttattaaataaataaaatttaaataaaaatggtatgcctcttttctatttgcagccttctgatttaaataccaaaataaactttttccactggctaataattttacaaataaaatgataataaatcaatcaaccattcaagcccatgccttgtagcaagaaaaagtgcataaagaaaacgttaattattgcacactggtctaatctgatgtgcccaagccagatacctggcatctcttcttggatgctagttcatcaatgtctgggctcaagctctgagctgaagaaatcctcagtatcgagcgaagatgttcatcagtcagacgtctcctgtgagttgttttggtcatcttcatcgaggagaaaagttgctcgcatagataagtgctgccgaacatggagagcatctgagcagcttgggtgcggagatgaggcattgtgtcagggatgaaccgtggaaactgtgcggcgcccacagcatcatactttgacttcagcgtgtcgttgcactggagttcaatcagctccatttggatgttggttggtgcattttccacatcaactgcgaagggattactaagcagttcaaacttgcatttctgggcatcgaagtcggcaaatcgccggctaaactcagcggcgagaacactgagtttttcagcaaactgtgcgcatgggaacacggcggtagagatctgcgcttttatggattggcagcagggaaaatggcaagggtttccttgcagcatctgattctcccacaggcacagtttagttttgaaggccctcactgcagcgtacatgtctgtgatgatgcgcccccgcccctgaagctgcaggttcagcgcatcgagatggctcgagatgtcacagagaaaggccagctcacacaggaacttttgctcccggagctctgctgtatccttccctttggtttccaggaattgacatatttcctcacgcagctcgaaacatctgttcagtacttttcctctgcttagccatctcacctctgtgtctgcgtattccgaaccacactcctccagaaaagatttaaactggcggtgatttagacctttggctcttataaagttaactacctgtgttactgtggtcataacatgttccatctttagggctttggcacacagtgcttcctgatgtatgatgcagtggtaaacagttagctcacctgcacagttctcttcccgcatcttctcccgaaccatgcccaccagtccactctttttaccgcacatcgctggcgcaccatctgtcgttaatccaacgagtttatcccacggcagctttatttcagttacacatttgaaaacctcctcaaagatttcctttcct is a genomic window containing:
- the LOC100301670 gene encoding cardiac calsequestrin precursor (The RefSeq protein has 6 substitutions, 2 non-frameshifting indels compared to this genomic sequence), yielding MLALWLLLLPCLSLSPLVQTEKGLEFPRYDGKDRVIDINNKNYQKAMKKYTMMCLLYHKPIPDGEELQKQHLMTEMVLELAAQVMEEKEIGFGMVDSHKDTKVAKKLGLVEEGSVYVFKADRVIEFDGMLSADTLVEFLLDLLEEPVEVIGNALELRAFDRMEEDVRLIGYFKNEDSEHYSAFKEAAEQFQPYIKFFATFEKAVAKELTLKMNEVDFYEPFMEEPVTLPDRPNSEEEIVAFVTEHRRPTLRKLRAEDMFETWEDVVEGSHIVAFAEEEDPDGYEFLELLKEVARDNTHHPGLSIIWIDPDDFPLLIPHWEKTFQVDLFKPQIGVVNVTDADSIWLEMEEQDLLTAQKLADWIENVLSGKVNTEDDDDDNDDDEEEDDDDDDDDDSDDDSDDDSDDDSDDSDDSDDEEDEDDDDE